In the genome of Perca fluviatilis chromosome 4, GENO_Pfluv_1.0, whole genome shotgun sequence, one region contains:
- the fam210b gene encoding protein FAM210B, mitochondrial has translation MFLCRTGKLSAAALDQAFKSSGSFLVQVKANRLRDVTLTLRKGYTLQRYRCFCVSVGGFDATPVHLGKRLQPGRQPVRNRDLSCAFDWGHLDRVATIAVNLSKRGQSEGGNVNIITQPLVRANRRHGSRGEPVGNGLFPGNWGVSSRLCSTGTMQTRALSTKKSDAGEEQKANNKGGEQNLKEASTTSSSTAKSPGEPEGEKPNKTQQLKKVFKEYGAVGVSFHIGISLMSLGMFYLLLSSGIDMTGVLCKMGFSEAVVQSKMAAGTSTFVLAYAVHKLFAPVRISITLVSVPLIVRYFRKTGLFKPPTPTP, from the exons ATGTTTTTGTGCCGCACGGGGAAGCTGTCTGCAGCGGCTCTGGATCAGGCTTTCAAGTCATCGGGCTCGTTTCTAGTGCAAGTCAAAGCAAACAGACTGAGGGACGTCACTTTGACATTACGCAAAGGTTACACGTTGCAACGTTACCGGTGTTTCTGTGTATCCGTCGGGGGGTTCGATGCAACTCCTGTGCACCTGGGGAAACGACTACAACCGGGCCGGCAACCTGTCCGGAACCGGGACTTATCGTGTGCTTTTGACTGGGGACACTTGGACCGGGTGGCTACAATAGCTGTGAATCTCTCCAAACGCGGGCAAAGTGAAGGCGGTAATGTAAATATTATCACGCAGCCGCTCGTGCGTGCAAACAGACGCCACGGCAGTAGAGGGGAGCCGGTGGGTAATGGTTTGTTTCCAGGTAACTGGGGGGTTTCCAGTCGACTGTGCTCTACAGGGACCATGCAGACCAGAGCCTTATCCACGAAGAAGAGCGACGCTGGCGAGGAGCAGAAAGCTAACAACAAAGGG GGCGAGCAGAATTTAAAGGAGGCCTCTACTACCTCTTCATCTACAGCGAAGTCCCCGGGGGAGCCGGAGGGAGAAAAACCAAACAAGACCCAGCAGCTAAAGAAAGTCTTCAAGGAGTATGGAGCGGTGGGAGTTTCCTTTCACATTGGCATCTCCCTGATGTCCCTCGGAATGTTCTACCTCCTCCTATCCAG TGGGATCGATATGACTGGCGTGCTGTGCAAAATGGGCTTCAGCGAGGCGGTCGTTCAGTCTAAAATGGCAGCAGGGACGAGCACGTTCGTCTTGGCCTACGCCGTCCACAAGCTCTTCGCTCCGGTTCGCATCAGCATCACGCTGGTGTCCGTGCCTCTCATCGTGCGCTACTTTAGAAAGACTGGTCTCTTCAaaccacccacacccacaccctga